From the Leptolyngbya sp. O-77 genome, one window contains:
- a CDS encoding ribonuclease HII: MAAELIAGVDEVGRGALFGPVVAAAVILPESAAAELTALGVTDSKLLSPAQRDRLVEQVRRLAMDCRVGFASVREIDRLNILQASLLAMRRAIARLSPQPEMCLVDGNQCIPGLPIPQQPIIKGDQTCLAIAAASILAKVWRDRLIVRLSDRYPHYDLATNKGYGTAAHRLALQTYGCTPQHRRSFKPCQIDHLDHPPIQQILDFGS; this comes from the coding sequence ATGGCAGCCGAGCTAATCGCGGGCGTGGATGAGGTCGGGCGGGGGGCGCTGTTTGGGCCCGTGGTGGCCGCCGCCGTGATCTTGCCAGAAAGTGCTGCTGCCGAACTGACGGCGCTGGGTGTGACGGATAGCAAGCTCCTGTCGCCCGCTCAGCGCGATCGCCTGGTGGAACAAGTGCGTCGTCTTGCGATGGATTGCCGGGTTGGTTTTGCCTCGGTGCGGGAGATTGATCGCCTCAATATTTTGCAGGCATCGCTATTGGCCATGCGTCGGGCGATCGCCCGCCTCAGCCCACAGCCGGAGATGTGCTTGGTGGACGGCAACCAGTGCATTCCTGGCCTGCCCATTCCCCAGCAGCCAATCATCAAGGGCGACCAGACCTGTTTGGCGATCGCCGCCGCCAGTATCCTTGCCAAAGTTTGGCGCGATCGCCTGATCGTTCGCCTCTCGGATCGATATCCCCACTACGACCTGGCCACCAATAAGGGATACGGCACGGCGGCCCATCGGCTAGCGCTCCAAACCTACGGCTGCACACCCCAGCACCGCCGCAGTTTCAAGCCTTGTCAGATAGATCACCTAGATCACCCTCCAATCCAGCAGATCCTCGACTTCGGCTCCTAA
- a CDS encoding DUF1997 domain-containing protein, with product MQTRFSASQSVELKVPEQPIPIQHYLRQPHRLVTALVDPSRVEALGGDRFRLKMRPITFLTLSLQPTVDIDIWHDAEGGITLRSAGSEILGVDYINERFHLDLLGQLMPVQTRYGTRLLGQANLQVEVGLPPALWVTPRPLLEATGNGLLRSVLGTMKQRLMHQLLVDYENWVRAQLAEPARASLSFAPDLAAD from the coding sequence ATGCAGACTCGTTTCTCCGCCTCCCAATCGGTCGAACTCAAGGTTCCTGAGCAGCCGATTCCAATTCAGCACTATCTGCGCCAGCCTCATCGGCTCGTAACCGCGCTGGTTGACCCCAGCCGGGTTGAAGCATTGGGGGGCGATCGCTTTCGCCTCAAGATGCGCCCCATTACGTTTCTTACGCTTAGCCTTCAGCCCACAGTCGATATTGATATTTGGCATGATGCGGAAGGCGGCATCACGCTGCGGTCGGCGGGCAGCGAAATTTTGGGCGTGGACTATATCAACGAGCGATTTCATCTCGATTTGCTGGGCCAACTGATGCCTGTGCAAACGCGCTACGGAACTCGCCTGCTGGGTCAAGCCAATTTGCAGGTTGAGGTCGGTCTGCCACCTGCGCTCTGGGTTACGCCCCGCCCTTTGCTAGAGGCAACCGGAAACGGACTGCTGCGGAGCGTTTTGGGCACGATGAAGCAGCGGCTCATGCATCAGCTTTTGGTGGATTATGAAAATTGGGTCAGGGCGCAGCTCGCAGAACCGGCTCGCGCTTCACTCTCCTTCGCACCAGATTTGGCAGCAGACTGA